In the Jatrophihabitans sp. genome, one interval contains:
- a CDS encoding beta-ketoacyl-[acyl-carrier-protein] synthase family protein, with the protein MSWSITGAGMLSSLGGDVASSYAALCRGETGVAPLRSFEAAKFRVRHAYEVADRVGGRDRPRRASDWLQDVVEQALEQAGLRLGADTRRIPVVVGTGLAEQRSLELWWRGEAPLTVDQLDLSVGLADLGPTYTFVNACSASLYALAVATDLLALGEADAVVVAGTDAITESMFGLLDRVNMTPPTEVRPFDTERRGVILGEGAAAIVLETPEHACSRGASVLAELTGVGTSCDADHLTAPLLGGILRAMGEAHRRAAATPGDIDVVFAHGTGTQLNDETEAQALREVFGGLPRRPLVTALKSMTGHTSGASGLMSLVTAVESLADGRVPPTRNHTSAIESISSFPVVTEPTERTGLRRAQVDAFGFGGVNAVAVVERPASDRPAPDRSASDRAALTRPSGVVVSALGLAVPGLAGAADLLSVTQIPPASFTPAGVVGKRGLRYKDRASQLALCAAAATLDEAGLPRSRAERTEGESFGVVVATTNGISETVCRVSETIHDGGAVSAAPMDLPNASGNVASASVAIWFGFEGFNLTVASGPTSGLDAIWLATAAIRAGRARRMLVIGVEPAAEAVDRLVAETARRHGGAAPRVFDGAAALLLEDAGAVAERGGRVLATVGGYERGPDLDTAACGALAGDRPGLWLTPCGGHGGTKTELAELTGADTVGLDDLVGEALAAYGVLQAAAGASWLAGRPGTRALLTSGGCWGGEYAGLTLVSAR; encoded by the coding sequence ATGAGCTGGTCGATCACCGGCGCCGGGATGCTCAGCAGCCTGGGCGGCGATGTCGCCAGCTCCTACGCGGCGCTGTGCCGGGGCGAGACCGGGGTGGCCCCGCTGCGCTCGTTCGAGGCGGCGAAGTTCCGGGTGCGCCACGCCTACGAGGTGGCCGACCGGGTCGGCGGCAGGGACCGGCCGCGGCGGGCCTCGGACTGGCTGCAGGACGTGGTCGAGCAGGCGCTGGAGCAGGCCGGGCTGCGGCTGGGCGCCGACACCCGCCGGATCCCGGTGGTGGTCGGAACCGGGCTGGCCGAGCAGCGCTCCCTGGAGCTGTGGTGGCGGGGGGAGGCGCCGCTGACGGTGGACCAGCTCGACCTCAGCGTCGGCCTGGCCGACCTCGGCCCGACATACACATTCGTCAACGCCTGCTCCGCCAGCCTGTACGCGCTGGCGGTGGCCACCGACCTGCTCGCCCTCGGCGAGGCGGACGCGGTCGTGGTCGCCGGAACCGACGCGATCACCGAGAGCATGTTCGGCCTGCTGGACCGGGTGAACATGACACCGCCGACCGAGGTCCGGCCGTTCGACACCGAACGGCGCGGAGTCATCCTCGGCGAGGGCGCCGCCGCGATAGTGCTGGAGACGCCCGAGCACGCGTGCTCCCGCGGCGCGAGCGTGCTGGCCGAGCTGACCGGCGTCGGGACCAGCTGCGACGCCGACCACCTGACCGCTCCGCTGCTCGGCGGCATCCTGCGGGCGATGGGCGAGGCCCACCGACGCGCCGCGGCGACCCCCGGCGACATCGACGTCGTCTTCGCGCACGGCACCGGCACCCAGCTCAACGACGAGACCGAGGCCCAGGCGCTGCGTGAGGTCTTCGGCGGGCTGCCGCGCCGGCCGCTGGTGACCGCGCTGAAGTCGATGACCGGCCACACCTCCGGCGCTTCCGGCCTGATGAGCCTGGTGACCGCCGTCGAGTCGCTGGCCGACGGCCGGGTGCCGCCGACCCGCAACCACACCTCTGCGATCGAGTCGATCAGCTCATTCCCTGTCGTCACCGAGCCCACCGAGCGAACGGGCCTACGGCGGGCCCAGGTGGACGCGTTCGGCTTCGGCGGGGTGAACGCCGTCGCCGTGGTGGAGCGGCCGGCCTCCGACCGGCCGGCCCCCGACCGCTCCGCTTCCGACCGCGCCGCCCTGACCCGGCCGAGCGGCGTCGTGGTCAGCGCGCTCGGGCTGGCGGTTCCCGGCCTGGCCGGCGCCGCCGACCTGCTGTCTGTCACCCAGATCCCGCCGGCGTCGTTCACCCCGGCGGGCGTCGTCGGCAAGCGCGGCCTGCGTTACAAGGACCGGGCCAGCCAGCTGGCCCTGTGCGCGGCGGCGGCGACCCTGGACGAGGCGGGCCTGCCGCGGTCGCGGGCGGAGCGGACCGAGGGGGAGTCCTTCGGGGTGGTGGTGGCCACCACCAACGGCATCTCCGAGACGGTCTGTCGGGTGTCGGAGACGATCCACGACGGCGGTGCGGTCAGCGCCGCGCCGATGGACCTGCCCAACGCCTCCGGCAACGTGGCCTCGGCCTCGGTGGCGATCTGGTTCGGCTTCGAGGGCTTCAACCTCACGGTGGCCTCCGGGCCGACCTCCGGGCTGGACGCCATCTGGTTGGCGACGGCGGCGATCCGGGCCGGTCGAGCGCGCCGGATGCTCGTCATCGGGGTGGAGCCGGCGGCGGAGGCGGTGGACCGGCTGGTCGCCGAGACCGCCCGCCGCCACGGCGGCGCGGCGCCGCGGGTCTTCGACGGCGCGGCGGCGCTGCTGCTGGAGGACGCCGGCGCGGTGGCCGAGCGCGGCGGCCGGGTGCTGGCCACCGTCGGCGGCTATGAGCGGGGTCCTGACCTGGACACGGCGGCGTGCGGCGCCCTGGCGGGGGACCGGCCCGGGCTCTGGCTGACCCCGTGCGGCGGCCACGGCGGGACCAAGACCGAGCTGGCCGAGCTGACCGGCGCCGACACGGTGGGACTCGACGACCTGGTCGGTGAGGCCCTCGCCGCCTACGGGGTGCTGCAGGCTGCGGCGGGCGCCAGTTGGCTGGCCGGTCGGCCCGGCACGCGCGCGCTGCTGACCAGCGGCGGCTGCTGGGGCGGCGAGTACGCCGGACTCACGCTGGTGAGCGCCCGATGA
- a CDS encoding alpha/beta hydrolase — protein sequence MTARRAARLAAAGLSGPGWVTAEQVRKASGEPTMRIGFLHGLRENTRCWERVVALLPEDVDAWVFQLPWDGAHGDDWALERDPGVWIERALQQAPEPFTVLVAHSFGANVLLDYLDANGAPDELGLVLLAPFYRASREAFDWTLISYYLNDFHHFLASGMTARRTRPIDPDVLLGMSEKVRGWVGPYGWLRFFELFSRTPMLDLEALTLPCAVVGGELDVASYPADCLALADALPNATVEILPGCGHHLMLDAPQRVAVLIRELAQRRRQAA from the coding sequence ATGACGGCGCGACGGGCCGCCCGGCTCGCCGCCGCAGGCCTGTCCGGCCCCGGCTGGGTCACCGCCGAGCAGGTCCGCAAGGCCTCCGGCGAGCCGACGATGCGGATCGGTTTCCTGCACGGGCTGCGGGAGAACACCCGATGTTGGGAGCGGGTCGTCGCGCTGCTGCCCGAGGACGTCGACGCCTGGGTGTTCCAGCTTCCCTGGGACGGCGCCCACGGCGACGACTGGGCGCTGGAGCGGGACCCGGGCGTGTGGATCGAGCGGGCGCTGCAGCAGGCGCCGGAGCCGTTCACCGTCCTGGTGGCGCACTCGTTCGGCGCGAACGTGCTGCTGGACTACCTGGACGCCAACGGGGCCCCGGACGAGCTCGGGCTGGTGCTGCTGGCGCCGTTCTACCGGGCGAGCCGGGAGGCCTTCGACTGGACGTTGATCAGCTATTACCTCAACGACTTCCACCACTTCCTCGCCAGCGGGATGACCGCCCGGCGCACCCGGCCGATCGATCCCGACGTGCTGCTGGGCATGAGCGAGAAGGTGCGCGGCTGGGTCGGCCCGTACGGCTGGCTGCGCTTCTTCGAACTGTTCTCCCGCACCCCGATGCTCGACCTGGAGGCGCTGACCCTGCCGTGCGCGGTCGTCGGCGGCGAGCTCGACGTCGCCTCCTACCCGGCCGACTGCCTCGCGTTGGCCGACGCACTGCCCAACGCCACCGTCGAGATCCTGCCCGGCTGCGGCCACCACCTGATGCTGGACGCGCCGCAGCGGGTGGCCGTGCTGATCCGGGAGCTGGCGCAGCGGCGGCGCCAGGCGGCATGA
- a CDS encoding thioesterase family protein — translation MTTSTAQVVTAQSRPRYEGSNINTWIGFKHVMYVIEEAVLDFLRQSGRSPQELYESYGLGVDIVDSDARILTALHIDDVTRTEVTQQPDDGSGELAFRTVTYVDRAGQNGAATVKAVTAKVRLVLRKAADAPETPADLAPITVAEIRRGPAQSQPAGAGDSGATLVGRGVVGPADEVARALGEGRNAVVWRWRIPYFYCHFNERIQHSGYLRIMEEVVDLFLAERGISIRTLLAGQRWIPVVPQARVEILREALMEEELYTVFTVETVFKDLTYTAAMDCYVVRDGELLHTATGRITHGYAVTLDRHNWQVVPFDAKTIAALNNEQGGAV, via the coding sequence ATGACGACATCCACCGCGCAGGTGGTCACCGCGCAGAGCAGGCCGCGGTACGAGGGCTCCAACATCAACACCTGGATCGGCTTCAAGCACGTCATGTACGTGATCGAGGAGGCCGTCCTGGACTTCTTGCGTCAGTCCGGCCGGTCGCCGCAGGAGCTGTACGAGTCCTACGGCCTGGGGGTCGACATCGTCGACTCCGACGCCCGGATCCTCACCGCGCTGCACATCGACGACGTCACCCGCACCGAGGTCACCCAGCAGCCCGACGACGGCAGCGGCGAGCTGGCCTTCCGGACGGTGACCTACGTCGACCGGGCCGGCCAGAACGGCGCCGCGACGGTCAAGGCGGTGACCGCGAAGGTCCGCCTGGTGCTGCGCAAGGCGGCGGACGCGCCGGAGACGCCGGCTGACCTGGCCCCCATCACGGTCGCCGAGATCCGCCGGGGCCCCGCCCAGTCGCAGCCGGCGGGCGCTGGCGACAGCGGGGCGACGCTGGTCGGCCGCGGCGTGGTGGGCCCGGCTGACGAGGTGGCCAGGGCGCTGGGCGAGGGCCGCAACGCGGTGGTCTGGCGCTGGCGGATCCCGTACTTCTACTGCCACTTCAACGAGCGGATCCAGCACTCGGGTTACCTGCGGATCATGGAGGAGGTCGTCGACCTCTTCCTGGCCGAGCGGGGCATCTCCATCCGCACCCTGCTCGCGGGCCAGCGCTGGATCCCGGTCGTCCCGCAGGCCCGGGTGGAGATCCTGCGTGAGGCGCTGATGGAGGAGGAGCTCTACACCGTGTTCACGGTGGAGACCGTCTTCAAGGACCTGACGTACACAGCCGCGATGGACTGCTACGTCGTCCGCGACGGCGAGTTGCTGCACACCGCCACCGGCCGGATCACCCACGGCTACGCGGTGACGCTGGACCGGCACAACTGGCAGGTGGTGCCGTTTGACGCCAAGACGATCGCGGCGCTGAACAACGAGCAAGGAGGTGCGGTGTGA
- a CDS encoding nuclear transport factor 2 family protein: MSSPSPWVNLDRAKRAIELFHAGKVELMRPMLAEDVLWRVPHSHPLAADIVGIDNVLAFFKRVQTDTDRTFQAEVLELLGNERNIFCLMHVRAKRGGKTLDQKVINIWKLRPEDGKVYERELYMEDQPASDEFWAY; this comes from the coding sequence GTGAGCAGTCCTAGTCCCTGGGTCAACCTGGACCGGGCCAAGCGGGCGATCGAGCTCTTCCACGCGGGCAAGGTCGAGCTGATGCGGCCGATGCTCGCCGAGGACGTCCTCTGGCGGGTGCCGCACAGCCACCCGCTGGCCGCCGACATCGTCGGGATCGACAACGTGCTGGCGTTCTTCAAGCGCGTGCAGACCGACACCGATCGCACGTTCCAAGCCGAGGTGCTGGAGTTGCTCGGCAACGAGCGCAACATCTTCTGCCTGATGCACGTCCGCGCCAAGCGCGGCGGCAAGACGCTAGACCAGAAAGTGATCAACATCTGGAAGCTCCGGCCCGAGGACGGCAAGGTCTACGAGCGGGAGCTGTACATGGAGGACCAACCGGCCTCCGACGAATTCTGGGCGTACTGA
- a CDS encoding nuclear transport factor 2 family protein, producing the protein MTSIKNVTTLTADTAVDVAKSYKGTSMADHPMIKLLAAGHVRYGKLSLDLLRKGIADDVVWYTPGDHPLSGRIVGIEGVLDWLRESAEVTDGTFRVDMHRIVADDEVAAVISTYRGERKGMILEMPGVQTFRRDMTTNKIVEARIWVYDDVFVNKFWSA; encoded by the coding sequence ATGACGTCGATCAAGAACGTCACCACTCTCACGGCCGACACCGCCGTGGATGTGGCCAAGAGCTACAAGGGCACCTCGATGGCCGACCACCCGATGATCAAGCTCCTCGCCGCCGGCCACGTCCGGTACGGCAAGCTCAGTTTGGACTTGCTCCGTAAGGGCATCGCTGACGACGTGGTGTGGTACACCCCCGGGGACCACCCGCTGTCGGGAAGGATCGTCGGCATCGAGGGCGTCCTGGACTGGCTGCGGGAGAGCGCCGAGGTCACCGACGGCACCTTCCGGGTCGACATGCACCGCATCGTCGCCGACGACGAGGTGGCCGCGGTCATCTCGACCTACCGCGGCGAGCGCAAGGGCATGATCCTGGAGATGCCGGGCGTGCAGACCTTCCGGCGTGACATGACGACGAACAAGATCGTGGAGGCCCGGATCTGGGTCTATGACGACGTGTTCGTCAACAAGTTCTGGTCGGCGTGA
- a CDS encoding ubiquitin-like small modifier protein 1 — protein sequence MRIKLPAALNQGGSPGMVNLDIPAQSTLGSVLQDLERHIPGATSKIVSTDGKLYGYVNLYVNGDDVRHGKGLDTPVSEHDEVLILPAISGG from the coding sequence ATGCGCATCAAGCTCCCAGCCGCGCTGAACCAGGGAGGCTCGCCCGGGATGGTCAATCTCGACATCCCGGCGCAGTCCACCCTTGGTTCGGTGCTGCAGGATCTGGAGAGGCACATCCCCGGCGCGACCAGCAAGATAGTCAGCACGGACGGCAAGCTGTACGGCTACGTCAACCTGTACGTCAACGGCGACGACGTCCGTCACGGCAAGGGGCTGGACACCCCGGTCAGCGAGCACGACGAGGTGCTCATCCTGCCGGCGATCAGCGGCGGATAG
- a CDS encoding NAD(P)/FAD-dependent oxidoreductase, producing the protein MTTSRADDRADYDVIVVGARCGGAPTAMLLARLGHRVLMVDRVTFPKDTISSHFVHAYGVARLARWGVLPALLRTGCPPVNLMTSDWGEITLTGTPPPYEGIDFGLCPRRYIIDELLNSAAVEAGAEFEEGFNVVGLLGDGDRVTGVRGRRRTGAEVEVTARYVVGADGMHSFVARAVGAAEYDTVPRLTTTFYSYFENLPMDRLLIHWRPGRCVPAIPTHDGLTVVLCGWSYDGWQEYRRDIEGNYFRTIESQASPEFVERVRSAKRVAKIVGHHHSENFFRKPYGAGWALVGDAGYHKDPVTALGMSDAFRDSEFLAQALDETLSGRRPAAEALGDYERRRNEAGKPLYDYTIEQARYEPLAGTRKAVLKALANNEEDRNRFFGVLAGSVSVEEFSSFTNMKRILTKAADFADAG; encoded by the coding sequence GTGACGACGAGCCGCGCCGATGATCGTGCAGATTACGACGTGATCGTCGTCGGAGCCCGTTGCGGCGGCGCTCCGACGGCGATGCTGCTGGCGCGGCTCGGTCACCGGGTCCTCATGGTTGACCGGGTGACCTTCCCCAAGGACACCATCTCCTCGCACTTCGTCCACGCCTACGGCGTCGCCAGGCTCGCCCGCTGGGGCGTGCTGCCGGCGCTGCTGCGCACGGGGTGCCCGCCGGTCAACCTGATGACCTCCGACTGGGGGGAGATCACGCTCACCGGCACGCCTCCGCCGTACGAGGGGATCGACTTCGGCCTCTGCCCCCGCCGGTACATCATCGACGAGCTGCTCAACTCGGCCGCCGTGGAGGCGGGAGCCGAGTTCGAGGAGGGCTTCAACGTCGTCGGCCTGCTCGGTGACGGCGACCGGGTCACCGGCGTCCGCGGCCGGAGGAGGACCGGCGCCGAGGTGGAGGTCACCGCCCGGTACGTGGTCGGCGCCGACGGAATGCACTCATTCGTCGCGCGCGCGGTCGGCGCGGCGGAGTACGACACGGTCCCTCGGCTGACCACCACGTTCTACAGCTACTTCGAGAACCTGCCGATGGACCGGCTGCTGATCCACTGGCGGCCCGGCCGCTGCGTGCCGGCGATCCCCACCCACGACGGCCTCACGGTCGTGCTGTGCGGCTGGTCCTACGACGGCTGGCAGGAATACCGCCGCGACATAGAGGGAAACTACTTCCGCACCATCGAGAGCCAGGCGAGCCCGGAATTCGTGGAGCGGGTGCGCAGCGCGAAGCGGGTCGCCAAGATCGTCGGCCACCACCATTCGGAGAACTTCTTCCGCAAGCCCTACGGGGCCGGCTGGGCGCTGGTGGGCGACGCCGGCTACCACAAGGACCCGGTGACGGCGTTGGGCATGTCCGACGCGTTCCGCGACAGCGAGTTCCTCGCCCAGGCGCTGGATGAGACGCTGTCCGGGCGGCGGCCGGCGGCCGAGGCCCTCGGCGACTACGAGCGTCGCCGCAACGAGGCCGGCAAGCCGCTCTACGACTACACGATCGAGCAGGCCCGGTACGAGCCGCTGGCCGGCACTCGCAAGGCGGTGCTCAAGGCGCTGGCGAACAACGAGGAGGACCGCAACCGGTTCTTCGGCGTGCTGGCCGGCAGCGTGTCGGTCGAGGAGTTCTCCTCGTTCACCAACATGAAGCGGATCCTGACCAAGGCGGCCGACTTCGCCGACGCGGGCTGA
- a CDS encoding SDR family oxidoreductase — protein MPEQKLAGSWSVILGASSGMGRACALRLAEAGSHIIGVHLDTGQRLREVEALRAELAGYGVQVHLVNDNAASQAGRDRVLPDIIERVGADSVRVLVHSLAFGALAPYLPDADGADADQTLTQRQLDMTMTVMANSLVYWTQDLLRVGLLGQSSRIFAMTSSGTARVARSYGAVSAAKSALESHVRQLAVELAPRGVAVNAIRAGITLTPSFLRIPESQELSERARAANPHGRLTTPEDVADVIALLAQAGSSWLTGNVIGVDGGEILTV, from the coding sequence GTGCCCGAGCAGAAGCTGGCCGGTAGCTGGAGCGTGATCCTCGGCGCGTCCAGTGGAATGGGACGCGCCTGCGCGCTGCGGCTGGCTGAGGCGGGCTCCCACATCATCGGCGTGCACCTGGACACCGGCCAGCGGCTGCGCGAGGTCGAGGCGCTGCGGGCGGAACTGGCCGGCTACGGCGTGCAGGTCCACCTGGTCAACGACAACGCGGCCAGCCAGGCCGGCCGGGACCGGGTGCTGCCCGACATCATCGAGCGGGTCGGCGCCGACAGCGTCCGGGTGCTGGTGCACTCCCTGGCTTTCGGCGCCCTCGCGCCGTACCTGCCCGACGCCGACGGTGCCGACGCCGACCAGACGCTGACCCAGCGGCAGCTGGACATGACCATGACGGTGATGGCGAACAGCCTGGTCTACTGGACGCAGGACCTGCTGCGGGTCGGCCTGCTCGGCCAGAGCAGCCGGATCTTCGCGATGACCAGCTCCGGCACGGCGAGGGTGGCCCGCTCCTACGGCGCGGTGTCGGCGGCGAAGTCCGCGCTGGAGTCGCACGTGCGCCAGCTCGCCGTCGAGTTGGCCCCACGCGGGGTCGCGGTCAACGCGATCCGGGCCGGCATCACCCTCACCCCGTCGTTCCTGCGGATCCCGGAGAGCCAGGAGCTGAGCGAGCGGGCCCGGGCGGCCAACCCGCACGGCCGGCTGACCACCCCTGAGGACGTCGCCGACGTCATCGCGCTGCTGGCCCAGGCCGGGTCGTCATGGCTGACCGGCAACGTGATCGGGGTGGACGGCGGCGAGATCCTGACGGTGTGA
- a CDS encoding beta-ketoacyl synthase N-terminal-like domain-containing protein has product MTAATVLLTGAGFVHPEPGGAEPWFDPVPHLGARGWRYLTPATRYVLAAAGLAMSDAGFHPGSLADEDVGVAIGTNFAAAPVVARFDRIVADEGADAISPAEAPAFSVNIPASQISMRHGLRAFNLTLTNPMVAGLEAVLTMRSALLRGRARAGIAGAVEERPADTAAEAIGAGAAGEGACCVVLERADDAAPRTGPEVAGGFSVFAAPGLDPVALLGARLDALLAGATGPLPYAPPAGSFRLRDQVDDACRSWAKQAGIELLEAELTGADGRDFTVSPLLQLAGLAAAPAGGLVLAASPHGHVAAVLLRPPA; this is encoded by the coding sequence GTGACCGCCGCCACGGTGCTGCTCACCGGCGCCGGCTTCGTGCACCCGGAGCCGGGCGGCGCCGAGCCCTGGTTCGACCCGGTGCCGCACCTGGGCGCGCGCGGATGGCGCTACCTCACCCCAGCCACCCGGTACGTGCTGGCCGCCGCCGGGCTCGCGATGTCCGACGCCGGCTTTCACCCCGGGTCGCTGGCCGATGAGGACGTCGGCGTCGCGATCGGCACCAACTTCGCCGCCGCCCCGGTGGTCGCCCGGTTCGACCGGATCGTGGCCGACGAGGGCGCCGACGCGATCAGCCCGGCCGAGGCGCCGGCCTTCTCTGTGAACATCCCGGCCAGCCAGATCTCGATGCGGCACGGGCTGCGCGCGTTCAACCTGACGCTGACCAACCCGATGGTCGCAGGCCTGGAGGCGGTGCTCACGATGCGCTCGGCGCTGCTGCGCGGCCGGGCACGGGCGGGGATCGCCGGCGCGGTCGAGGAGCGGCCGGCGGACACCGCCGCCGAGGCGATCGGCGCGGGCGCCGCCGGTGAGGGCGCCTGCTGCGTGGTGCTGGAGCGGGCGGACGACGCGGCGCCGCGGACCGGTCCGGAGGTGGCCGGAGGGTTCTCCGTCTTCGCCGCCCCGGGCCTGGACCCGGTGGCGCTGCTCGGCGCCCGGCTGGACGCGCTGCTGGCCGGGGCGACCGGCCCACTGCCGTACGCGCCGCCGGCCGGGTCGTTCCGGCTGCGCGACCAGGTCGACGACGCCTGCCGGTCATGGGCAAAGCAGGCCGGGATCGAGCTGCTCGAGGCGGAGTTGACCGGCGCCGACGGCCGGGACTTCACCGTCTCGCCGCTGCTGCAGCTGGCCGGCCTGGCGGCTGCGCCGGCCGGCGGGCTGGTGCTCGCCGCCAGCCCGCACGGGCACGTGGCCGCCGTCCTGCTACGCCCCCCTGCCTAG
- a CDS encoding beta-ketoacyl-[acyl-carrier-protein] synthase family protein — MERVLVTGLGVASCLGMDLDSYWSGLLSATSTPRPVDDPGARMRNRLLYGIGPVPEPPTDGAGSPGRTSAFAVHAGGAALADAGLADLPDPSRVGVAVGTGVGDCSLPEQARLADSTPQGLDAYTFKVGSMLAARYGLAGPMISVSTACSASAYGVSLAVEAIATGAADVVLAGGADGYTRVGVACFNRLGALDPERCRPFDADRVGTIFGEGAAFLVLESESHARARGRDRHYGVVEGSGWSCDGHHPTAPDAGARQIARAMRTALDEAGVDPADVGCVVPHGTGTPLNDVVESRALHQVLGPSAATVPVYSLKAMLGHTGGAAGAFSLLTAMLILDRGAIPPNVPLGRPDPECVIELSGPAPLAPAPRHVLVNAYAFGGNNCSVLVGR, encoded by the coding sequence GTGGAACGGGTGCTGGTCACCGGCCTAGGAGTCGCCTCCTGCCTGGGTATGGATCTGGACAGCTACTGGTCCGGGCTGCTGAGCGCGACCAGCACCCCGCGACCAGTCGATGACCCTGGCGCGCGGATGCGCAACCGGTTGCTCTACGGGATCGGCCCGGTTCCCGAGCCGCCCACGGACGGCGCCGGCTCGCCCGGCCGGACGTCTGCCTTCGCGGTGCACGCGGGCGGCGCGGCGCTGGCCGACGCCGGCCTTGCCGACCTGCCGGACCCGTCCCGGGTCGGGGTCGCGGTGGGCACCGGGGTAGGCGACTGCAGCCTGCCTGAGCAGGCCCGGCTGGCCGACAGCACGCCGCAGGGCCTGGACGCGTACACGTTCAAGGTCGGCTCGATGCTGGCTGCCCGGTACGGGCTCGCCGGCCCGATGATCAGCGTGAGCACGGCATGCTCCGCCTCGGCCTACGGGGTGAGCCTGGCGGTGGAGGCGATCGCGACCGGCGCCGCGGACGTGGTGCTGGCCGGTGGCGCCGACGGCTACACCCGGGTCGGGGTGGCCTGCTTCAACCGGCTGGGCGCGCTGGACCCTGAGCGCTGCCGGCCCTTCGACGCCGACCGGGTCGGCACGATCTTCGGCGAGGGCGCGGCGTTCCTGGTGCTGGAGTCGGAGTCGCACGCGCGGGCCCGCGGCCGGGACCGGCACTACGGTGTCGTGGAGGGCTCGGGTTGGAGCTGCGACGGCCACCACCCGACCGCGCCGGACGCCGGCGCCCGGCAGATCGCCCGGGCGATGCGCACCGCGCTGGACGAGGCAGGGGTGGACCCGGCCGACGTGGGCTGCGTGGTGCCGCACGGCACCGGGACCCCGCTCAACGACGTGGTGGAGAGCCGCGCGCTGCACCAGGTGCTCGGCCCGAGCGCCGCCACCGTGCCGGTCTACAGCCTCAAGGCGATGCTGGGCCACACCGGCGGCGCGGCCGGCGCGTTCTCGCTGCTCACCGCGATGCTGATCCTGGACCGGGGCGCCATCCCGCCGAACGTGCCCCTCGGCCGGCCGGACCCGGAATGCGTGATCGAGCTGTCCGGGCCGGCGCCGCTGGCCCCGGCCCCGCGACATGTGCTGGTCAACGCCTACGCCTTCGGCGGCAACAACTGCTCGGTCCTGGTGGGCCGGTGA